One genomic region from Nymphaea colorata isolate Beijing-Zhang1983 chromosome 10, ASM883128v2, whole genome shotgun sequence encodes:
- the LOC126410420 gene encoding branchpoint-bridging protein-like, which translates to MARCIEEDWARTQKDHQKKASQHSQGGRTQVKRHHFAGRTRPYERRDDRTFRRNQPTRSEATQGSVATPTSQRCPTCSRVHPGKPCYREIGACLHCGRMGHFIKDCPLRKERELKKPEAGPSSARQTTGRVYATTVEELQAHDLVEGFGVPGAAG; encoded by the exons atggcaagatgtatagaagaagactgggcgaggacacagaaggatcaccagaagaaagcaagccagcattcacaaggtggacgaacCCAGGTGAAGCGCCACCACTTTGcaggcaggacaaggccttatgagaggcgggatgatcgaactttcagacggaaccagccaacccgtagtgaggccacccaggggtcagtggctactccgacttctcagaggtgccctacttgttcGCGTGTGCACCCTGGAAAGCCGTGCTATCGAGAGATCGGAGCTTGCTTACACTGTGGAAGGATGGggcactttatcaaggattgtcccttaaggaaagaaagagagttgaagaagccagaggccggtccttctagcgcacgacagacgactggacgtgtctatgctactaccgtggaggagcttcaggcacacgaccttgttgaag gttttggtgtacccggggcagcaggctga